Proteins co-encoded in one Alphaproteobacteria bacterium genomic window:
- the lpdA gene encoding dihydrolipoyl dehydrogenase → MSEQFDVVVIGGGPGGYVAAIRASQLGMKAAVVERDKLGGICLNWGCIPTKALLRSSEIYHNMQHAEAYGLSVKGISFDLQKIVARSREVSSTMNKGIGFLMKKHKVTVFEGSGALAGRGKVSVKNGDKKVADIEAKHIIIATGARARVIPGLEPDGKLVWTYREAMVPDVMPKSLVVVGSGAIGIEFASFYKTLGADVTVVEVQDRIMPVEDEEISKMAQKMMEAEGMKFRTGANVKGLKKGKDNVTVTIEGKDGKKEDITVDRVIMAVGIVANTENLGLEGTKVKLERGNIIIDEFCRTHESGVYAIGDVAGAPWLAHKASHEGVICVEAIAGLHPHPMKRENIPGCTYCRPQVASVGLTEKAAKEKGYELKVGKFPFMGNGKAVALGEAEGLIKTVFDAKTGELLGAHLIGAEVTELIHGYVLGKTNELTEAEFMHTVYAHPTLSEMMHESVLAAYSRALHI, encoded by the coding sequence ATGAGTGAGCAATTCGATGTGGTGGTAATTGGTGGTGGCCCAGGTGGTTATGTCGCGGCGATACGCGCGTCACAGCTTGGCATGAAAGCCGCAGTGGTCGAGCGCGATAAGCTCGGCGGTATTTGTCTCAACTGGGGATGTATCCCAACCAAAGCATTGCTGCGCTCGTCGGAAATCTATCACAATATGCAGCATGCTGAAGCCTATGGTCTGAGTGTGAAAGGCATCAGCTTTGACTTGCAAAAAATCGTGGCGCGTTCGCGCGAAGTGTCATCGACCATGAATAAAGGTATCGGCTTCTTGATGAAGAAACACAAAGTCACCGTGTTCGAAGGTTCGGGCGCATTGGCTGGCCGTGGCAAAGTAAGCGTGAAGAACGGCGACAAAAAAGTGGCGGATATCGAAGCGAAACACATCATCATCGCAACGGGCGCACGTGCGCGTGTGATTCCAGGGTTGGAGCCAGACGGCAAACTGGTCTGGACCTACCGCGAAGCCATGGTGCCAGACGTGATGCCAAAATCACTAGTAGTGGTGGGCTCTGGCGCAATCGGCATCGAGTTCGCGAGCTTCTATAAAACCCTCGGCGCTGATGTAACGGTTGTCGAGGTGCAAGACCGCATCATGCCAGTGGAGGACGAGGAAATCTCCAAAATGGCGCAGAAGATGATGGAAGCGGAAGGCATGAAATTCCGTACCGGCGCGAACGTAAAAGGCCTGAAAAAAGGCAAGGATAACGTGACCGTGACCATCGAAGGTAAGGATGGCAAAAAGGAAGACATCACCGTTGATCGCGTCATCATGGCGGTGGGAATTGTGGCGAACACCGAGAACCTCGGCCTTGAAGGCACAAAGGTAAAGCTGGAGCGCGGTAACATCATCATCGACGAATTCTGCCGCACGCATGAGTCTGGCGTCTACGCGATTGGTGACGTAGCGGGCGCACCATGGCTTGCACATAAAGCGTCACACGAGGGCGTGATTTGCGTGGAAGCGATTGCAGGTCTGCATCCGCACCCAATGAAGCGCGAGAATATTCCAGGCTGTACCTATTGCCGCCCACAAGTGGCAAGCGTTGGCCTCACCGAGAAAGCCGCGAAAGAAAAAGGCTACGAGCTGAAAGTCGGCAAATTCCCGTTCATGGGTAACGGTAAAGCCGTTGCGCTGGGCGAGGCGGAAGGCCTCATCAAAACCGTGTTCGACGCGAAAACGGGCGAGCTGCTCGGCGCGCATTTGATTGGCGCAGAAGTGACCGAGCTGATTCATGGCTACGTGCTTGGCAAAACCAACGAGCTGACCGAGGCAGAATTCATGCACACCGTCTACGCACACCCAACGCTGAGCGAGATGATGCATGAGTCAGTACTGGCAGCATACTCAAGAGCGTTGCATATCTAG
- a CDS encoding heme-binding protein, translated as MKKRTIVYTVGAIALMLSTLVACGDVMGTYEEPRFDVVRSEKPFEIRDYAPALVAEAVTKGPRDEAISEGFRIIADFIFGNNISKSSIAMTTPVSQSSEKIAMTTPVSQSFEGEDNVWRVRFTMPSKYTLESLPKPVDERVQVSMTKPQRFAVIRFSGPTRDSYLLKQQAKLEAWVKHEKLTPISPASYHFYNPPWTVSFLRRNEVWIEIVKE; from the coding sequence ATGAAAAAACGCACCATAGTTTACACCGTTGGTGCAATCGCACTGATGCTTTCCACCCTCGTTGCTTGCGGAGATGTGATGGGAACTTACGAAGAACCACGCTTTGACGTTGTGCGTAGTGAAAAGCCCTTCGAGATACGTGACTATGCACCCGCACTGGTAGCAGAAGCCGTCACCAAAGGCCCGCGCGACGAAGCGATTAGTGAAGGCTTCCGCATTATCGCTGATTTTATTTTCGGTAATAATATCAGCAAAAGCAGCATTGCGATGACAACGCCTGTCTCACAATCTTCCGAGAAAATCGCGATGACGACACCCGTTAGCCAGTCATTCGAAGGTGAGGACAATGTGTGGCGCGTAAGGTTTACCATGCCTTCCAAATATACGTTGGAGAGCTTGCCAAAACCCGTCGATGAGCGCGTTCAAGTCAGCATGACGAAACCGCAGCGTTTTGCGGTGATTCGCTTTTCTGGTCCGACTCGTGACAGCTATTTACTCAAACAACAGGCAAAGCTTGAAGCATGGGTGAAACACGAAAAACTCACCCCTATTAGCCCAGCAAGTTACCACTTTTACAATCCTCCGTGGACAGTGTCTTTCCTGCGCCGCAACGAAGTCTGGATTGAAATCGTTAAGGAATAA
- a CDS encoding DUF1189 family protein has translation MNVFLTTILRSFYDFDLYKEVYGQWKGWAMRYTIGVFALLLAIGLVAGTRILHTELVQGREDGKPSVLEDALRQVADQWPESTVTDNTLSTSITGPHAIIIDVEIFGERIREEAITVDTSGATTYANMTTPILITAKEVIAKDDSAEGDNETKIRPLAEFFNNMPQPFTINRANANGFVSDAMVVIHAHIWKFYLLMGAMTWLVLMPVFVIIRLFLLIPLAVAGLVLATFMKRSLNYDASVRVLAMVLIPLTIIEAVALIAFGSGVSTWIKVLVPLGVLAALLTTETKKD, from the coding sequence ATGAACGTATTTCTGACAACTATCCTGCGCAGTTTTTATGACTTTGACCTTTACAAAGAGGTTTACGGTCAATGGAAAGGCTGGGCGATGCGTTATACGATTGGCGTGTTTGCACTGCTGCTAGCGATTGGTTTGGTGGCGGGTACGCGCATTCTGCATACGGAATTGGTGCAGGGGCGTGAGGACGGCAAGCCTTCCGTGTTGGAAGACGCGCTGCGCCAAGTTGCTGACCAATGGCCTGAAAGCACCGTGACGGACAATACGCTCAGCACAAGCATTACTGGCCCACACGCGATTATCATTGATGTGGAAATCTTTGGTGAAAGGATTCGTGAAGAGGCCATTACAGTCGATACATCGGGCGCGACAACCTATGCGAATATGACAACGCCGATTTTAATCACAGCTAAAGAAGTGATCGCTAAGGATGATAGTGCCGAGGGTGATAACGAAACTAAAATTCGCCCGCTTGCTGAATTCTTCAACAATATGCCGCAGCCATTCACCATTAACCGCGCAAACGCGAATGGTTTCGTAAGCGATGCCATGGTAGTGATCCATGCGCATATCTGGAAATTCTACCTACTGATGGGCGCCATGACGTGGCTAGTGCTGATGCCTGTTTTTGTTATTATTCGCCTCTTCTTGCTGATACCACTCGCCGTGGCAGGGCTAGTTCTTGCGACCTTTATGAAGCGCTCCTTGAACTATGATGCCAGTGTGCGCGTCCTCGCGATGGTGCTGATTCCGCTTACCATCATCGAAGCGGTGGCGCTGATTGCATTTGGCTCGGGCGTAAGCACATGGATTAAAGTTTTGGTGCCGCTTGGCGTACTCGCGGCACTACTTACAACAGAAACGAAGAAGGATTAA
- a CDS encoding HAMP domain-containing histidine kinase: MWWMYWRDVYELAAKQRKASQRVAFGRIDASSLTRVATGIAQPTIAKTDAKAAPAKAPAPVVDEPYTPEEMDDVNWYITQMDRMEESLRKAEQQLEEANRGRQAFLSSMSHELRTPLNAIMGFSEMMRNQIFGDVGHPNYREYVTNIHDSGQQLLSKVNDLLEIASLDSGGMAMKEEPFSLNELLSEVREIFSHEAFTRDISLKLDIPHSITLHADRRQLLCALSNFLSNAVKHSLNGGEIHLSARPQGQDGLVIAVRDFGKGMPDEQLKTIRAALQSDAAYFKVEGNGIGLGLSLAKELIARHHGKVSIESMRGQGTVVSMYLPAERVITGLSAKKTHLRMV, translated from the coding sequence ATGTGGTGGATGTATTGGCGTGATGTTTATGAATTAGCAGCGAAGCAGCGCAAAGCGTCGCAGCGCGTTGCGTTTGGCCGTATTGACGCATCGAGCCTCACCCGCGTGGCAACGGGCATTGCCCAGCCTACTATCGCAAAAACGGATGCAAAAGCAGCGCCTGCAAAAGCGCCCGCACCTGTGGTGGATGAACCCTATACGCCCGAAGAGATGGATGATGTGAATTGGTACATCACCCAAATGGATCGTATGGAAGAAAGCCTGCGCAAAGCAGAGCAGCAATTGGAAGAAGCGAATCGTGGCCGTCAGGCATTTCTGTCGAGCATGAGCCATGAGCTGCGCACGCCGCTCAATGCTATCATGGGCTTTTCGGAGATGATGCGTAATCAAATATTTGGCGATGTTGGCCACCCTAATTACCGCGAGTACGTTACGAATATTCATGATTCTGGGCAGCAGCTTTTAAGCAAGGTGAATGACTTGCTAGAAATCGCTTCGCTCGATTCAGGCGGCATGGCGATGAAAGAAGAACCCTTCTCGCTCAATGAATTACTTTCGGAAGTGCGCGAAATCTTCTCGCATGAGGCATTCACGCGCGACATTTCCCTCAAGCTCGATATTCCGCACAGCATTACGCTTCATGCCGATCGCAGACAGCTCTTATGCGCACTTTCAAACTTCCTATCTAACGCCGTGAAACACTCATTGAATGGTGGCGAGATTCACCTCAGCGCCCGCCCGCAAGGTCAAGACGGGTTGGTGATTGCCGTGCGTGACTTCGGTAAAGGTATGCCTGATGAACAGCTCAAAACCATCCGCGCCGCGCTGCAGTCAGATGCGGCGTATTTCAAAGTCGAAGGTAATGGTATTGGCCTTGGGCTTTCTTTGGCGAAGGAACTGATTGCACGTCACCATGGCAAAGTATCGATTGAGTCGATGCGCGGCCAAGGCACAGTCGTTAGCATGTATTTACCTGCCGAGCGCGTCATTACTGGCCTTTCTGCCAAGAAAACCCACTTGCGCATGGTCTAG
- a CDS encoding glutathione S-transferase family protein produces MHVLYHTPLSPACRKIRLMLREKAINFQLKQEDVWLRRVEFFALNPAGEVPVLIVEKVLQPIVGAYAICEYLDEKFPEVQFYGNTPEERAEVRRIVEWFDAKFEREVAQNIIFEKVFKRLLGYGEPSSEAIRAGKSNLRFHLDYIAHLLMGRNWLAGEYLTMADMTAAAYLSCLDYLGEIDWDYKPAVKEWYVLIKSRPSFRDLLDDKIHGFAPPEHYKDLDF; encoded by the coding sequence ATGCACGTTCTCTACCACACACCGCTTTCACCTGCATGCCGTAAAATACGGCTGATGCTGCGTGAAAAAGCCATCAACTTCCAACTCAAGCAGGAAGATGTCTGGCTTCGCCGTGTTGAGTTCTTCGCGCTCAACCCAGCAGGCGAAGTCCCTGTATTGATTGTTGAGAAAGTATTGCAGCCTATCGTCGGTGCTTACGCGATTTGCGAATATCTGGACGAAAAGTTCCCCGAAGTACAATTTTATGGCAACACGCCTGAAGAGCGTGCTGAAGTGCGCCGCATCGTCGAGTGGTTTGATGCAAAGTTCGAGCGCGAAGTAGCGCAGAATATTATCTTTGAGAAAGTCTTTAAGCGTTTACTTGGTTATGGTGAACCTTCCTCCGAAGCCATTCGTGCAGGAAAAAGCAATTTGCGCTTTCACCTCGATTATATCGCACACTTGTTGATGGGGCGTAACTGGCTGGCGGGTGAATATCTGACCATGGCGGATATGACAGCCGCCGCGTATTTGAGCTGCTTGGATTATCTAGGTGAAATTGATTGGGATTATAAGCCCGCCGTAAAAGAATGGTATGTGCTTATCAAATCGCGCCCATCATTCCGCGACTTGCTGGACGACAAAATCCACGGCTTTGCACCACCTGAACATTATAAGGACTTAGATTTTTAA
- a CDS encoding COQ9 family protein has protein sequence MTSLQDRILDAALPDVAFDGWTDSVLERAAQKAGLHKADVSRAFPSGVFEALEYFTQRGDARMSETLKRDYNLASMKVRERITTCVLVRLKQNLTHREAVRRGLAMYALPWHAAAGVRALYRTMDEMWHLSGDTATDWNHYSKRIILSKVYMSTLYVWLNDDSPDLEETEAFLRRRIDNVMQFEKFKAKVKSWRVA, from the coding sequence ATGACCTCACTTCAAGACCGCATTCTCGATGCTGCCCTGCCCGACGTCGCCTTTGACGGCTGGACTGATTCAGTTTTGGAACGCGCTGCGCAGAAGGCAGGACTTCATAAAGCGGATGTTTCGCGCGCCTTCCCAAGCGGTGTATTTGAAGCGCTAGAATATTTCACCCAGCGCGGTGATGCGCGTATGAGCGAAACACTAAAGCGTGATTATAACCTCGCCAGCATGAAAGTGCGTGAGCGCATTACCACCTGCGTGCTGGTGCGCCTCAAACAAAACCTTACCCACCGCGAGGCAGTACGCCGTGGCCTAGCCATGTATGCGCTGCCGTGGCATGCGGCGGCGGGCGTTCGTGCCCTTTACCGCACGATGGACGAAATGTGGCACCTAAGTGGTGATACAGCGACGGATTGGAATCATTATTCCAAACGCATCATCCTCTCCAAAGTCTATATGAGCACGCTTTACGTGTGGCTGAATGATGATTCACCCGACCTTGAGGAAACAGAAGCCTTCCTGCGTCGCCGCATTGATAACGTCATGCAGTTTGAGAAATTCAAAGCCAAAGTGAAAAGCTGGCGAGTTGCTTAA
- the grxC gene encoding glutaredoxin 3: MANVVIYTTTYCPYCVRAKDLLKRKGQTYTEINAEDDKVREEMVAKAGGRRTVPQIFIGDTHVGGFDDLYALDKDGKLDPLLAA, translated from the coding sequence ATGGCTAATGTCGTTATTTACACCACCACTTACTGCCCATACTGCGTGCGCGCGAAAGACTTGCTAAAGCGCAAAGGCCAGACCTACACCGAAATCAACGCCGAGGATGATAAGGTGCGTGAAGAGATGGTGGCGAAGGCTGGTGGCCGTCGCACGGTTCCACAAATTTTCATTGGCGATACGCATGTCGGTGGATTTGATGATCTCTACGCGCTGGACAAAGATGGAAAATTGGACCCGCTACTCGCGGCGTAA